A portion of the Lolium rigidum isolate FL_2022 chromosome 1, APGP_CSIRO_Lrig_0.1, whole genome shotgun sequence genome contains these proteins:
- the LOC124682811 gene encoding ATP-dependent Clp protease adapter protein CLPS1, chloroplastic, with protein MDAAALSSRIALSANRFANHHAVGGDRSSIYRRRSTNVAFPIVITAAGKGGGVLDRPAEKVSPGRQSEFDVKKSRKMSPPFRVVLHNDNENRREYVVQVLMKVIPGMTVDNAVNIMQEAHVNGMAVVIVCSQQEAEEHCTALRGNGLRSSIEPASGGC; from the exons atggatgCCGCGGCGCTGTCCAGCCGGATTGCTCTCTCTGCGAACCGCTTCGCGAACCACCACGCGGTGGGAG GAGATAGATCTTCTATTTACAGGAGAAGGTCCACAAATGTTGCCTTCCCCATTGTAATCACAGCAGCAGGCAAAGGTGGCGGTGTGCTTGATCGACCAGCAGAGAAAGTTTCTCCAGGTCGTCAGTCTGAGTTCGATGTCAA GAAATCCCGGAAAATGTCCCCTCCATTTCGTGTTGTCCTGCACAATGACAACGAGAACAGGCGAGAGTATGTTGTCCAAGTCCTGATGAAGGTTATCCCTGGGATGACTGTGGACAACGCTGTCAATATCATGCAAGAGGCTCATGTGAATGGGATGGCAGTGGTTATTGTCTGCTCGCAGCAGGAAGCTGAGGAGCACTGCACGGCGCTCAGGGGCAATGGCCTCCGAAGCTCTATTGAACCTGCAAGTGGTGGCTGCTGA